The window ATTCGCAAGACCATACCAACCTAAGGGGCTTGCTTGATGATTTCGAATTAAAGACCGGCGGCAGTGCTTCTGATGAATTTCAGGTCGGTGATGATTTGTTTAAGTCATTGCGCTCTCAGGATGAAAGTCGATCCAACTATATTGCAGCGCTGTACGACCAAGCCAAAAATCATACTGGAAATGACTTACTCCTAGATGGCGCAAGACTAAGCAATAATATGAAAATGGCACTTGATCAGGATTTGGTCGATATCAGCTTAGTACCAACCCCGCTATTGAAAAAAATAGATGATTTTGCTCAAGGTATTAAGCCGTTCACTTTGGCTGAGAAAGAAATGCTGGTAAAGCAGATCAATAGGCGTATACAAGGTGCTGACAATCAAACCCGCTTTGCGCTTGGCACAATCAGGAGCTCACTTGAAAAAGAGGTTGACGATTCTTTAAGTGGATTCAGCTCTCAATTGCAAGGCGCAGCAAAAAACGCTTGGGATGATGCGCGGAAAGCTGCTTCGGGGCGGTTTGGATTAATTGACAGGACGCCAGCTTTAAAGAAGGCTTTGGCGGATGCGGAGCCAGATAAAGCTTTCGAGCAATTGGTTTGGCGTGGCAATGCCAGGGAGCTGGAATCCTTAATTGATGAAATCAAGTCGAATCCAGCTATTCTGAATAATATTCGCCAGGCGGTGGCCAAGCGAATTTCCGATAAGGCTATTGGTGTTAATGGCACATTTAGCCCAAAAGGAATGTCTGATGCTATCAAGACTATTGGTGACAGGAAACTATCCTTATTATTCAGCAAAGATGAAATTAAGTACTTAAAGGATATTGAAGGCGCCGGCCGGTACCTGATTAGCCAGCCGCCGGGAGCGAATGTAAATCATTCAGGTACAGCATCGGCGCTCATGAATCATCTCAGTACATTCATAAAGCTGCCAATTGTTCGCGCAGCTGTTGATAAGTATGCTGTCGCACCAAGCCGTGCAATTAAGGCTCAGATAAACATCAACCAAGGTTCAAACCCTTTACCAGCAACTGCAACACCAATTCCGCAAGCACCTGGTTCGCTTTACGATAGGTTGGTAAAGGCAGGTGTTATTGCTGGCGCCAACGCATCCGATGAATAATCCAAATTTAACCTATAGCCCGCTATGTGCGGGCTTTTTTACGTGAGGTTTAAATGTATCCGTTACTTACAAATGTCGTATGTCAATTTGAAGACCGCAATGGCAAGCCATTGGCTGGTGGTAAGGTTTTTACCTATGAAGCCAACACAACTACACCAAAGCTAACCTATGCAGATCCTGATGGCAAAGCTCCAAATACCAATCCTGTAATTTTGGATGAAGCAGGCCGCGCAAAAATTTACGCAGATACTGGTGCTTACCGCGTTCAGGTGTTTGATAAAAAAGGTGTATTAATTACCGACACAAATAAGATTTCACGCTATGTCACAGCACTGGAGCTGGATGAGTTTAAGAATGATGTCCAGGATGGGTTGGATGAATTACATAATGTTCAAGAAACTCTGGAGACAGTAGCAAATAGTGTTATTGATGGGAAAAAAGACCAACCTGGGGGGCTGCCGGGTTTAAATGACAGCGCTTTGATTGATCCCGAAAGGTTGCCGAATGCCTCATTAACGGCTAAAGGAGCCGTTAAGCTCAATAGCACACTGGATAGTGATAGCAAGGAAGAGGCATTAACTGCGGAGATGGGTAAAAAGCTTAATGATGAAAAGTTGAGTAAATCTGATTTAGGCAAAGGCGATGCGCCAATTTATGGCGTAAGGGCCTGGGTGAATTTTAACGGTGAAACTGGAGAAATCAGAGCTTCCGGGAATGTTAAATCAGTCACTAAAAACGGCACGGGAAGTTATACGGTTGTTTTTAATAAAGAGATGGAAGACGCAAATTATGCTGTTACTACATCTGCCACAGCTCGCGGTGATGCTTCATCCTTAAATCTAGCAGCGCAATCAAAATCAGAGTTTACCCTTGTTGCGAGTTATGGCGGTGATAACACTGTTGGTAATTATAATCCGTTTTTTGCAAGTGTGGCTGTGTTTCGATAAAAATCAAAAGGAGAAGTGTATGCCTCTGCTCACCCCGTTAGGCATTTTACGGCCATTTTTTACAGATGATTGCGGAAGGTTTTTATCTGGTGGTAAGGTTTTTACCTATGAAGAGAACAGCCTCACACCAAAAAACACCTTCACCAATCCAGACGGCAATACACCAAATACCAACCCAATTATTTTGGATGGTGCCGGCAGCGCAGATATTTTTTTAAATGGCAACTACAGGTTTCAAATATTCAGCCGTAATGGGGTATTGGTTCGAGATATTAATAGCATCAAAGAACTACATACAAAAGAAGAAGCTTTTCTTGAGCTAATGTCTTCAACTTCATTTGCTGAGCCAAGTCTTATTTTT is drawn from Acinetobacter sp. WCHAc010034 and contains these coding sequences:
- a CDS encoding tail fiber protein, with amino-acid sequence MYPLLTNVVCQFEDRNGKPLAGGKVFTYEANTTTPKLTYADPDGKAPNTNPVILDEAGRAKIYADTGAYRVQVFDKKGVLITDTNKISRYVTALELDEFKNDVQDGLDELHNVQETLETVANSVIDGKKDQPGGLPGLNDSALIDPERLPNASLTAKGAVKLNSTLDSDSKEEALTAEMGKKLNDEKLSKSDLGKGDAPIYGVRAWVNFNGETGEIRASGNVKSVTKNGTGSYTVVFNKEMEDANYAVTTSATARGDASSLNLAAQSKSEFTLVASYGGDNTVGNYNPFFASVAVFR